A window of Xiphophorus hellerii strain 12219 chromosome 19, Xiphophorus_hellerii-4.1, whole genome shotgun sequence contains these coding sequences:
- the mia2 gene encoding cTAGE family member 5 isoform X5 gives MDISEARSAVSLLPDDMRPGPDLYGVPWEPVIFTGLVGLVTFLLFTSRCYRSIKSRLYRKKEERLAGQLAQLLDEKCKVLETLSQCQKEYDDLENLLGDSGVLAQTQKSEDLEGRAEQLEQSKKQLGTDVGHLREQLSQQQEHRKEQERRITLLEESMKACEEETKELHSKEEQAQTTLKVYSMNSERLQRNLETAEEENTVLQESNNQLKQEVEGWAERVSELEEEMRRCEVAHSAMLQDVAIKDDRIMSLTDRLLQMKCWDSDLEGEEGGEKEATNGTPGEDDDAHLQKVQKLIFAAKLNADLKSVDEDKDRVFAKLNDEIKAKEDLQLSIEEMEKEKLSLQSDTENYTGQVERIQQKLQIMTEMYQENELKLHRMLTVEEKERHQKEEKLNKADKNIAMAMEELNNYRKRAEEMEEELEKTKQSYHTQISAHEKKAHNNWLAVRSAERELGDIRRENALLRQKLTDTQFKLDSLDKDPYALNNLARPLPFRAERSPYGPSPLGRPSSETRPFLSPPTLMDGLPGRLSPRVSRGPGEPPSGQAEMERSGGPRSDSGSNSPTWERDRRGPPPGPPGPLVPPGYMFPEPGGPMFRRPPPPPGALGPLPPPGALPPGPMPPRGLPMGPPHPLDMADGSFRENRLGPGEQDHRESGPGGQRTPPELDLRMGGPAPPGPPGIPIDGPFPRRAPYGPPPPPDFYHPRIPGGPPMRPMWPPHPQGMMLPPRFSPGGPLRPAPNPNAPYGPPMALPPSDGPPPPRQRSLPSPPQSQSPENRPSPEDAI, from the exons ATGGATATAAGTGAGGCCAGGTCG GCTGTGTCACTACTGCCTGATGACATGAGGCCAGGGCCAGACCTGTATGGTGTACCATGGGAACCGGTAATCTTCACTGGCCTGGTGGGACTGGTGACATTCCTGTTGTTCACCAGTAGATGTTATAGATCT ATAAAGAGCAGACTGTATCGAA aaaaggaAGAGAGGCTGGCTGGGCAACTTGCACAGCTGCTGGATGAAAAGTGTAAAGTCCTGGAGACTCTCAGTCAGTGTCAAAAAGAG TATGATGACCTGGAGAATTTACTCGGGGACAGCGGCGTTCTGGCTCAGACTCAAAAATCCGAAGACTTGGAG GGCCGAGCCGAACAGTTGGAACAGAGTAAAAAGCAGCTAGGGACAGATGTTGGACATCTGAGGGAGCAGCTGTCCCAGCAACAAGAACATAGAAAGGAGCAAGAAAGGAGG ATAACTCTGCTTGAGGAAAGCATGAAAGCATGTGAAGAAGAAACCAAAGAGCTCCATTCAAAAGAGGAACAG gcACAAACAACTCTGAAGGTTTACAGCATGAACAGCGAGAGACTACAGAGAAACCTGGAAACAGCAGAAGAGGAGAACACTGTTTTACAGGAGAGCAACAATCAG TTGAAGCAGGAGGTGGAGGGATGGGCAGAAAGAGTAAgcgagctggaggaggagatgcGGAGGTGCGAGGTCGCCCACAGTGCAATGTTGCAGGATGTGGCCATCAAGGATGATCGTATAATG TCCTTGACGGATCGGCTGCTCCAAATGAAATGCTGGGATTCAGATCTAGAGGGTGAGGAGGGAGGAGAAAAGGAGGCAACCAATGGGACGCCGGGAGAAGACGACGACGCTCACCTGCAGAAAGTCCAGAAACTCATCTTTGCTGCTAAG CTGAATGCAGACCTCAAATCAGTGGATGAAGATAAAGACAGAGTGTTTGCGAAGCTGAATGAtgaaatcaaagcaaaagaagaTCTGCAAT TGAGCATTGAGGAGAtggagaaggagaagttgtCCCTGCAATCTGACACCGAGAATTATACGGGCCAG GTCGAGCGGATACAACAGAAACTGCAAATCATGACAGAAATGTACCAGGAGAACGAGCTCAAGCTGCACAG AATGCTGACTGTGGAGGAGAAGGAGCGTCACCAGAAGGAGGAGAAGTTGAATAAAGCTGATAAAAACATTGCAATGGCGATGGAAGAACTGAATAACTACAG aaaacgAGCGGAGGAGATGGAAGAAGAgctggagaaaacaaaacagtcgTATCACACTCAAATCTCTGCCCATGAGAAGAAGGCTCATAATAACTGG TTGGCAGTGCGATCAGCAGAGCGAGAGCTGGGAGACATCCGAAGAGAGAACGCCCTCCTCAGACAAAA ACTCACAGATACTCAGTTTAAACTGGATTCCCTCGATAAAGACCCGTACGCCTTGAACAACCTGGCCAGACCGCTGCCTTTCCGAG CTGAAAGGTCGCCTTATGGTCCTTCTCCTCTGGGCCGACCCTCGTCTGAAACGAGACCTTTCCTGTCTCCTCCAACATTGATGGATGGGCTGCCTGGTAGGCTGTCTCCCAGAG TATCTCGTGGTCCAGGGGAGCCCCCAAGTGGCCAAGCAGAGATGGAGCGCAGTGGAGGTCCTCGTTCAGACAGCGGTTCAAACTCTCCCACATGGGAGAGAGATCGCAGGGGTCCCCCACCAGGACCTCCTGGGCCTCTGGTACCCCCAg GCTACATGTTTCCAGAACCAGGAGGTCCCATGTTCAGGagacctcctcctcctccaggggCTTTGGGACCTTTGCCTCCTCCTGGGGCCCTCCCACCTGGCCCTATGCCACCTAGAGGTCTCCCCATGGGACCACCTCACCCTCTAGACATGGCAG ACGGCTCGTTCAGAGAAAACCGTCTTGGACCCGGTGAACAGGACCACAGAGAG TCTGGTCCTGGTGGTCAGAGGACTCCTCCTGAACTGGATCTGAGGATGGGTGGCCCTGCTCCACCTGGACCCCCAGGGATTCCTATAGATGGCCCCTTTCCCCGTAGAGCCCCGTATGGACCCCCTCCCCCTCCTGATTTCTACCATCCCAGGATACCAGGGGGTCCTCCCATGAGGCCCA TGTGGCCTCCCCATCCTCAAGGAATGATGCTTCCTCCTCGTTTCTCACCTGGTGGACCTCTTCGTCCCGCTCCTAATCCCAACGCCCCCTACGGCCCCCCCATGGCGCTACCTCCATCTGAtggccctcctcctcctcgtcagCGGTCCCTGCCTTCGCCACCTCAAAGCCAGTCACCAGAGAACAGACCTTCGCCTGAAGATGCCATCTAA
- the mia2 gene encoding cTAGE family member 5 isoform X6 — protein MRPGPDLYGVPWEPVIFTGLVGLVTFLLFTSRCYRSIKSRLYRKKEERLAGQLAQLLDEKCKVLETLSQCQKEYDDLENLLGDSGVLAQTQKSEDLEGRAEQLEQSKKQLGTDVGHLREQLSQQQEHRKEQERRITLLEESMKACEEETKELHSKEEQAQTTLKVYSMNSERLQRNLETAEEENTVLQESNNQLKQEVEGWAERVSELEEEMRRCEVAHSAMLQDVAIKDDRIMSLTDRLLQMKCWDSDLEGEEGGEKEATNGTPGEDDDAHLQKVQKLIFAAKLNADLKSVDEDKDRVFAKLNDEIKAKEDLQLSIEEMEKEKLSLQSDTENYTGQVERIQQKLQIMTEMYQENELKLHRMLTVEEKERHQKEEKLNKADKNIAMAMEELNNYRKRAEEMEEELEKTKQSYHTQISAHEKKAHNNWLAVRSAERELGDIRRENALLRQKLTDTQFKLDSLDKDPYALNNLARPLPFRAERSPYGPSPLGRPSSETRPFLSPPTLMDGLPGRLSPRVSRGPGEPPSGQAEMERSGGPRSDSGSNSPTWERDRRGPPPGPPGPLVPPGYMFPEPGGPMFRRPPPPPGALGPLPPPGALPPGPMPPRGLPMGPPHPLDMADGSFRENRLGPGEQDHRESGPGGQRTPPELDLRMGGPAPPGPPGIPIDGPFPRRAPYGPPPPPDFYHPRIPGGPPMRPMWPPHPQGMMLPPRFSPGGPLRPAPNPNAPYGPPMALPPSDGPPPPRQRSLPSPPQSQSPENRPSPEDAI, from the exons ATGAGGCCAGGGCCAGACCTGTATGGTGTACCATGGGAACCGGTAATCTTCACTGGCCTGGTGGGACTGGTGACATTCCTGTTGTTCACCAGTAGATGTTATAGATCT ATAAAGAGCAGACTGTATCGAA aaaaggaAGAGAGGCTGGCTGGGCAACTTGCACAGCTGCTGGATGAAAAGTGTAAAGTCCTGGAGACTCTCAGTCAGTGTCAAAAAGAG TATGATGACCTGGAGAATTTACTCGGGGACAGCGGCGTTCTGGCTCAGACTCAAAAATCCGAAGACTTGGAG GGCCGAGCCGAACAGTTGGAACAGAGTAAAAAGCAGCTAGGGACAGATGTTGGACATCTGAGGGAGCAGCTGTCCCAGCAACAAGAACATAGAAAGGAGCAAGAAAGGAGG ATAACTCTGCTTGAGGAAAGCATGAAAGCATGTGAAGAAGAAACCAAAGAGCTCCATTCAAAAGAGGAACAG gcACAAACAACTCTGAAGGTTTACAGCATGAACAGCGAGAGACTACAGAGAAACCTGGAAACAGCAGAAGAGGAGAACACTGTTTTACAGGAGAGCAACAATCAG TTGAAGCAGGAGGTGGAGGGATGGGCAGAAAGAGTAAgcgagctggaggaggagatgcGGAGGTGCGAGGTCGCCCACAGTGCAATGTTGCAGGATGTGGCCATCAAGGATGATCGTATAATG TCCTTGACGGATCGGCTGCTCCAAATGAAATGCTGGGATTCAGATCTAGAGGGTGAGGAGGGAGGAGAAAAGGAGGCAACCAATGGGACGCCGGGAGAAGACGACGACGCTCACCTGCAGAAAGTCCAGAAACTCATCTTTGCTGCTAAG CTGAATGCAGACCTCAAATCAGTGGATGAAGATAAAGACAGAGTGTTTGCGAAGCTGAATGAtgaaatcaaagcaaaagaagaTCTGCAAT TGAGCATTGAGGAGAtggagaaggagaagttgtCCCTGCAATCTGACACCGAGAATTATACGGGCCAG GTCGAGCGGATACAACAGAAACTGCAAATCATGACAGAAATGTACCAGGAGAACGAGCTCAAGCTGCACAG AATGCTGACTGTGGAGGAGAAGGAGCGTCACCAGAAGGAGGAGAAGTTGAATAAAGCTGATAAAAACATTGCAATGGCGATGGAAGAACTGAATAACTACAG aaaacgAGCGGAGGAGATGGAAGAAGAgctggagaaaacaaaacagtcgTATCACACTCAAATCTCTGCCCATGAGAAGAAGGCTCATAATAACTGG TTGGCAGTGCGATCAGCAGAGCGAGAGCTGGGAGACATCCGAAGAGAGAACGCCCTCCTCAGACAAAA ACTCACAGATACTCAGTTTAAACTGGATTCCCTCGATAAAGACCCGTACGCCTTGAACAACCTGGCCAGACCGCTGCCTTTCCGAG CTGAAAGGTCGCCTTATGGTCCTTCTCCTCTGGGCCGACCCTCGTCTGAAACGAGACCTTTCCTGTCTCCTCCAACATTGATGGATGGGCTGCCTGGTAGGCTGTCTCCCAGAG TATCTCGTGGTCCAGGGGAGCCCCCAAGTGGCCAAGCAGAGATGGAGCGCAGTGGAGGTCCTCGTTCAGACAGCGGTTCAAACTCTCCCACATGGGAGAGAGATCGCAGGGGTCCCCCACCAGGACCTCCTGGGCCTCTGGTACCCCCAg GCTACATGTTTCCAGAACCAGGAGGTCCCATGTTCAGGagacctcctcctcctccaggggCTTTGGGACCTTTGCCTCCTCCTGGGGCCCTCCCACCTGGCCCTATGCCACCTAGAGGTCTCCCCATGGGACCACCTCACCCTCTAGACATGGCAG ACGGCTCGTTCAGAGAAAACCGTCTTGGACCCGGTGAACAGGACCACAGAGAG TCTGGTCCTGGTGGTCAGAGGACTCCTCCTGAACTGGATCTGAGGATGGGTGGCCCTGCTCCACCTGGACCCCCAGGGATTCCTATAGATGGCCCCTTTCCCCGTAGAGCCCCGTATGGACCCCCTCCCCCTCCTGATTTCTACCATCCCAGGATACCAGGGGGTCCTCCCATGAGGCCCA TGTGGCCTCCCCATCCTCAAGGAATGATGCTTCCTCCTCGTTTCTCACCTGGTGGACCTCTTCGTCCCGCTCCTAATCCCAACGCCCCCTACGGCCCCCCCATGGCGCTACCTCCATCTGAtggccctcctcctcctcgtcagCGGTCCCTGCCTTCGCCACCTCAAAGCCAGTCACCAGAGAACAGACCTTCGCCTGAAGATGCCATCTAA